AGAGATTTGTTCTGTAACATCTCCCTGCCCTTCGTGCTCTTTGTGGTGAATAGTTACGAAACTTTTTTCTTCAATTATTGAAAAGTCTAAATGAATTTCCATCGTTGTAATATAAACTTTGGAATTTAGTGTTTGGAATTTGGAATTTATTTGGAATTTGGTGCTTGGAATTTGGAATTTCTATCTAATCTGTCCACTAAAAGATGTGGGTAATGATTAGGCCAAGGGAGCACATCAATTGAGTAGCGACAGAGCACTAGTGTGGTGTTGAGTAAGTTTTGCACGGCGTATCATCAGATTTCATAACCTGCAAACGGATAATTGGTAACTGGTAACTGGTTAAATAGTTTCGTCCTGAGATCAGCCAAACGGTATTTAATTACCAGTTACCAATCACCAGTTACCAGAATAAATTCCATGCGTTATTTGTTCAACACGACACTATGACATTATTTCAGGAGGTAATTTTATGGCTAAAGTTATTGCTGTTGCGGGTAAAGGCGGTGTCGGAAAGACGACTATTGCCGGCTTTATAGTCAGATTTCTTAAAGAGCAAAATTGTGCCCCTATTCTGGCTGTTGATGCCGACCCATCAATGAATTTGAATATTACTCTTGGCGTAGATGTTCATCGCACCATTGGTGAAATCCGAGAAGAAGCACGACCAGAAATAGGAAAAAGACCTGCTTATATGAGTCTGGCAGAGTATTTTGAACTTGAAGTCAATCTGGCTCTGGTGGAAAGTAATTCCTTTGATTTGCTGACAATAGGCCGCCCTGAGGGAAAAGGATGTTATTGTTCCGCAAACAGTAATTTAAGAGATATGCTGAAAAAAATTACCTCAAATTATAAATATGTTGTCATTGACAATGAAGCCGGGATGGAACATATCAGCAGACAAACAGATGATAAGGTAGATGTGATGTTGATTATCTCAGACTCATCCCCAAAAGGATTAATCGCCGCAGTTAGAACAAATGAATTGATTAGAAAACTTGAAAACGAGGTTAAGCATACATTCTTTATCATTAATCGAGAGGCAAAAGACCTTCCGTCTAACTTCATTAAAGAGATTGAAAATCATAAACTCCCATTTGCCGGCAGTATTCATTTTGACCCTTCTCTTTCTGAATATGAAATTGTTGGGAAATCAATCTTTGACCTACCAGATGATTCCATCCTCTATCGGGACATAAAAGATATTCTTCAAAGAATAAATGAAGTCTGTCACTTCTGGTAATGAATGCCTTATGATACCAAAATAGCGGGAGGTGGTAGTTCTCCCGCTATTTTTATTTAGCCCAGATTATTGTCTTAATAAACAGAAAATGGTTCGATATCTTCACAAACAATATCGCCGGTGATATAATGTAAGAATCTCCCGCCAAATTCATAGTTACCATGAGGTTCACTACCATTGAGGGTATAATTTAATAATGGTGTTTCAAAATTAGCATTTGCACCAATTGTGACCCCTGGCAGGTTAAGTATAGATATTAACGAATTATCTGGAAACTTAATCCATACCTTTGCATCAAGGACATCAGCTGTATCATCGTTAGTCACATGGGCGTTAGCAGTTAAGATATTTCCTGTGGTAAAGGTCGCACCGTTTAGAATAATATCCAGTGATAGTGTTTGAGGTGGTTGTGTGCCTGACATAAGGATTGTGCTGTTGCCAATCGAAGACTCTCCATATTTTATTCTAAACCAACCATTTTCACCCCAGTTTGTTCCCCAACTATTCTTGCATATCCAATATCCTTCTATGTTGTTGTAACCAACAAAAGCAATCTGGTGGTATCCTTCAAGCACTCCATATGTGTATTCATAAACTCCACCATCATAGAAAAAGAAATCAGTATATACTGCCATTGTCGTGGATAAAGGTGTTTGAAATAATGCCCCGCGGATGCTATCCACATTATTTGTCACCCAATTCCATTGACTAATTTGTGTAACCCTATCTTCCCAATCAGGACAGGTATTTGCACAGGGATAATCATTACCATTACCTGAAATATAGGGATAACACGCCTCATCAGGAGTTCCGTAGTCCCTCAGATAATTTGCCGCCGATGAGGGATACCATCCGTAATCACATAACCCACCACCACACGAAAACAAGTGTTGTTCTGAAAGGTCAATAGATAGAAGCGGGTTATTTGCTTCGATACGCGCTAAAGGCTCTAAAGCACCAATCGCCCCAAAGGCAACACAACTTCCACACGCCGCCTGATTGCGAATAGGAGTCGTCCAGTCATATCCATTTGCACTTCGCCAGTCCCAAGTATCGGGTAAAACCTTTGTAGATTTTACCGTGATTGATGGTTTGGTTTGAGGAACAATTATTGCCCCGCATAACCTTTTTCTTGCCTCTTTAGAGAGTTTGGAAACATCTGTTTCTCCTGCTGTCCAACTTGTTCCTTTTGACTTAATTGCCTT
The nucleotide sequence above comes from bacterium. Encoded proteins:
- a CDS encoding AAA family ATPase, whose product is MAKVIAVAGKGGVGKTTIAGFIVRFLKEQNCAPILAVDADPSMNLNITLGVDVHRTIGEIREEARPEIGKRPAYMSLAEYFELEVNLALVESNSFDLLTIGRPEGKGCYCSANSNLRDMLKKITSNYKYVVIDNEAGMEHISRQTDDKVDVMLIISDSSPKGLIAAVRTNELIRKLENEVKHTFFIINREAKDLPSNFIKEIENHKLPFAGSIHFDPSLSEYEIVGKSIFDLPDDSILYRDIKDILQRINEVCHFW
- a CDS encoding C1 family peptidase encodes the protein MNLKLITSIVIGLMLSGQLVFGQNAELSAIKKAIKSKGTSWTAGETDVSKLSKEARKRLCGAIIVPQTKPSITVKSTKVLPDTWDWRSANGYDWTTPIRNQAACGSCVAFGAIGALEPLARIEANNPLLSIDLSEQHLFSCGGGLCDYGWYPSSAANYLRDYGTPDEACYPYISGNGNDYPCANTCPDWEDRVTQISQWNWVTNNVDSIRGALFQTPLSTTMAVYTDFFFYDGGVYEYTYGVLEGYHQIAFVGYNNIEGYWICKNSWGTNWGENGWFRIKYGESSIGNSTILMSGTQPPQTLSLDIILNGATFTTGNILTANAHVTNDDTADVLDAKVWIKFPDNSLISILNLPGVTIGANANFETPLLNYTLNGSEPHGNYEFGGRFLHYITGDIVCEDIEPFSVY